The genomic interval AAACACACCCCATTGccataaaaaaattgtcatctTGATGGATTTTGTATTTATTCACTGATGATCATTTACCAGATGTTTTAAGGGTTATAACCTTTCTAGAAATTGTTAGCACTTATCTACTTGCTTGGATAAGAAAAAATACCAATGATCTTGAAAGCCATGTGAGCTGGAGAGCGCTTTCTCTTTTCACTTTATAATGTAAGAAGTATCTGTCCAAAGAGGAAGACATGTGAAATGTAGAATATGGAATAAAGCTTATCATTCACGATAAGACTTTTAGTGTTATTGCTAAATCAAATGTCTTGTCCCATATGGGTAGGAAGGTAGTTAAATGTGATTTGTAAAGCCAGGGGGAGGATAAGGAAGAAGAAGGGATTATGTTTGCTTTCAAACTGGAGAGGATTAATACTACAATGCAAGCAATGTGATAAATATCCTGTTATCCGGAGATCAATCAATGTATTCATGAATAATAAAATTAGCAAACCTGTGAAGTTTGGTCATCAGGAGAAGGAATTCCTCTTGAGATGTGAAAAGTTTAAAATAGTACTGTATTGGTCACATGTGCAGAATAAATGGGATTTTTGTGAAAGAATATCTGCCTATTAGACTTTGTTGTTATAATCTTTCTCATTGCTGCCCTGTCAGTTAAATGTAATCATTACATTCCAACTTCTTTACAAAACTACTGAGAGAAAGATTTCAACGTGTAGTACACCCAGTTTCAGACCAAGACTGACAATTGCTCtaaatcaaagaaaattttgccTTAACTTTGGTTCACAATGTATACTGTACCATCTGGCCCTAACCGAAAAACAATGCCCTACacttctcctcccccccccccctaccacctCTTCCTTAAACTTTAAAAGGAGTATTGGTTTTtgatatatgatatttcaacaaATTAGGAGAATTGCATGCAGGTCATTTTACTGTACCTATCTAGATTTCAAGATAGTTATTCTTTAAAGGTTGAAAGTCAGGACTGACTCTACAAGGCAGATTTGATTATAATATCTGCTCTTTTGTTCAAGCTgccttattttcaatatttaactATAGTTCTTGAAACACTTTTAACTCTGTGAAAAGTTTGGCAATTCAATTAagtgatatttaatattttataaaccTTCTGAGCAATTGACTTATTTACATGTATGCTACTCTAACGATGCCAGCCGCTTTGATTAATAAGCGCTCAGTAACTACAACGTAAATTTTTCAAAACTTCGGAAGTTGGTAATTTGCCATACAGAAAATGTTTGTAATGTTATGTATTATTTGTCTGGATCATACTTTGCAAGTGTTTAAAGGATTCTTTTGATCCCAATACATATTAATGCtgactatattatatatattaaaaaaaaaataatttagagAGGAAAACTATGGTAAACTGCTAAAATGATGCAAAGAGTCTGTGTGGTTAAATGTACAGAAGCAAAAAACATCAGCTATGCTTTCAATTAATACTGTATTAGCCAAACAAACATTGTCAACAACAATCCATGTTATATTCATTTTACAAATTCCTTAGAAATAAATTTGCTACAACTTGACAATATTTGATTAAAATCACTAAATGCTAACAATATTTTGGTCGTATTGTCCTCGTAATGAATTTTAATTAGCATATTTCCACCGCTGGTAACCGCCATCTGGGATCTTGCTAATGGTTAGCGACGTCACGGTTTTATAAAGACGGGATAACGTTACATGTTCCTTCTTCACCACAAAACAACCAGTCGCTTCCAAACATTTCTCCATAAAATCTGAAGGAAGGCGCTGTTTGTAATACTCAAATGTCGAGGGTGGTATTTCAGTGGTATCGGAGGAAAACCTCAAACTCTGTTGTAAAGATGATGAGTAGTCCTCACTTCTGACAGATGATTTGAGACTTTGACAATCTTCCAGATGAGAGCTGTTTTCCTCCAAATACTTTTGCATGACGTAACTCTTACCGCTGCCCGCCGGCCGATTTTCTACTCGTTCTGGTAAATGAGGGCTCACTTTACGAATAGGTGGCCGAACGAATTCGGGACGCATTTTTTCAAGGCTGCTGTTGATGCGCAGCTTATCCGTATCAAACGTAGGTTGGACTTCAGCCTTATTGTCATCTACTGGGGACTGAAGAGGGTTGACAACGTTGATAAACTGCACTTTACGGGGAATAAATGCGGTCTTGCAAATGTCAACATCGTGAAGATGGTTAGATTCTAGCAGTTTCATCTGTAAGGATTGTCGTCGTCTATCATAGGGATTTTTATGTATCGTGTTGACGTCGCAAGCACCGTTAATAGAAGGAAGTTGCATAGAACGATTGTAACGGTGTCGTCCTAGTCGCGGTATGGACAATCGAGATACTATGGTGGAGTGGTTTCTCAGGAATATGATTTGTCCATTAGCTGGCTGAGACGGTAGCAGTACCGGGTAACTTTGGTCTAGTTTCTGTCCAACGACTGTGATACCTTCCACTGGTCGAGATGCTAATCCATTGTGCCTCGTGCGCATGACCAAAGGAAGATGAGAATACTCTCTGGCGGTCTTCACATCGTCCATTTTAACTTGCTGGTCGTACCGTCTGTTAGTTtcactgtgtgtgtatttcaaGGTCACATGTTTTCGCTGTGGCGTGGGAGAATTTGGTGGATTTTCAGGGACTAAGAGATCCCCAGTCTTGTTCTGATCATCGTCACCTTCATCCCCTTCTGATGACTGCTTGGTCCAATCCGGGAAGGTCGAACACGTCATACTACTCTGCATGACGTCAGAGATAATCTTAGGTATGACAGCGGGGTTCTGTTGCCGTATGTCGTCATCAGTGATGCTGACCCCCTGATGGATCTCGACGGCCTTCAATAACTCCTCAGCGGTTCGGCTGTAGTAAGTGAATGTGATCTTAATTGTCTCCGGTTTGTTCTGTGCAAAGGAAAATCATGAGAAAGTGCATCATTCAAGACAACGTACATAGAAAGTTAACTAGATAATCAATGTCGTGGGGGCGGGCTGCATGAATTATGGCAGTCGGTATATTTATTCGCCGTTTGATAAACTTAAGATGTGGTGATATTCACCACTACATAAATATCAGCCCTCACCATTCCACTCACAATATCCCCACAATCCTACATTGGTTCCCCACCACGCACACCCCCACAAACAACTCTAATTACACTCCCCAAGTCTATGTGAAATTCACATTTTCCCAAACTTCTACATCTATTTCTAGAAGAGAGCGTAAAACCTGGAAAGTGGAGTAGAGGTGAGGCCGTGAGGGTAAGTGGTTCCAACGACCATGTTCACGAAGGTTAAATGAAAGACAAGGTTAACAACTTATTGAAGTCGGACAAAGTTAACATCATGACGGACGTTTGATTGTCATAATCAGGAAATGTAAATCACGTCTGTTTAGTGGCCTAGACATAAATCACAATTGTGACGTATTAG from Apostichopus japonicus isolate 1M-3 chromosome 19, ASM3797524v1, whole genome shotgun sequence carries:
- the LOC139960632 gene encoding uncharacterized protein — translated: MNSEIVALQYRKAKIFMQNRPRRVTFAYHHRLYRSVKLSEDLKILEREKYDPAGPLESRVWGERLEQDALESYMTLIEENFWPMVFSNKWSQYSSIRVTEGALLDSLLLTYYTLVTEGKLLTYTTELYQENVRTKPRRKKQRTAGKENKPETIKITFTYYSRTAEELLKAVEIHQGVSITDDDIRQQNPAVIPKIISDVMQSSMTCSTFPDWTKQSSEGDEGDDDQNKTGDLLVPENPPNSPTPQRKHVTLKYTHSETNRRYDQQVKMDDVKTAREYSHLPLVMRTRHNGLASRPVEGITVVGQKLDQSYPVLLPSQPANGQIIFLRNHSTIVSRLSIPRLGRHRYNRSMQLPSINGACDVNTIHKNPYDRRRQSLQMKLLESNHLHDVDICKTAFIPRKVQFINVVNPLQSPVDDNKAEVQPTFDTDKLRINSSLEKMRPEFVRPPIRKVSPHLPERVENRPAGSGKSYVMQKYLEENSSHLEDCQSLKSSVRSEDYSSSLQQSLRFSSDTTEIPPSTFEYYKQRLPSDFMEKCLEATGCFVVKKEHVTLSRLYKTVTSLTISKIPDGGYQRWKYAN